One Aquarana catesbeiana isolate 2022-GZ linkage group LG06, ASM4218655v1, whole genome shotgun sequence genomic region harbors:
- the LOC141147429 gene encoding taste receptor type 2 member 40-like, translated as MSPFFLSILVSSVLGLGLAIPSYTCIVMVYLDIIRKKGKLSPTDVIFLAKGIVNIFLQCVMSLQGMLFAFSLEILYIRQVYAFLNTSGYFLTYYSFWLTFWLSIHYCTTITNLSYGFFIWLKRIVSNFLNQLLFLTALGIFILTVPGFWTVYEEIIQFSENSTEASLTRYRASLSYVVPVTTLGGILPFCLSLLSLVLTFSFLLRHVWRVKNNDSGSTRPNLQAHVTALRTIFFLLLIFTFLCITRVLMFIRSSPTFTELIPMANWSLRLLSPSVEGAVLFQASNKLRRIILRRFWIRSWRNSET; from the coding sequence ATGTCTCCGTTCTTCTTATCTATTTTAGTCTCTTCGGTCTTGGGACTCGGCTTGGCAATCCCTTCTTACACTTGTATTGTGATGGTTTACCTGGACATTATCAGAAAGAAAGGGAAGTTGAGCCCCACCGATGTGATCTTTCTGGCTAAGGGGATTGTGAATATTTTCCTCCAGTGTGTGATGAGTCTACAGGGAATGCTCTTTGCCTTTTCTCTGGAAATCTTATACATTAGACAAGTATATGCATTTTTGAACACATCAGGTTACTTTCTGACATATTACAGCTTCTGGTTGACCTTCTGGCTCTCCATTCATTACTGTACCACCATCACCAATCTCAGCTATGGGTTCTTCATCTGGTTAAAGAGAATTGTGTCAAATTTCCTGAATCAGCTTTTATTCCTGACAGCTCTTGGGATATTCATTTTGACTGTCCCGGGCTTCTGGACTGTGTATGAAGAAATCATTCAATTTTCTGAGAACAGCACAGAAGCCTCTCTTACCAGGTACCGTGCCAGCCTTTCCTATGTTGTACCTGTGACCACTCTGGGTGGCATTCTACCATTCTGCCTTAGTCTTCTAAGCCTGGTCCTCACTTTCTCCTTTCTGCTCAGACACGTCTGGAGGGTGAAGAATAACGACTCTGGATCAACACGTCCAAATCTTCAGGCTCATGTCACTGCACTGAGGACAATCTTCTTCTTACTTCTCATTTTCACATTCCTCTGCATAACTCGAGTGCTTATGTTTATTCGAAGTTCTCCAACGTTCACAGAGTTAATTCCTATGGCCAATTGGAGTTTACGATTATTATCTCCATCGGTTGAGGGGGCCGTCCTCTTCCAGGCCAGCAACAAGTTGAGAAGGATCATTCTGAGAAGATTCTGGATCAGAAGCTGGAGGAACTCAGAGACTTAA